Genomic segment of Streptomyces longhuiensis:
AGACGGTGGCGAGCACCCCGGGGGATGCGCCGAGCCTCGGCAGCGCGTCGAGCGCCGCCGCGAAACAGATCACGGCCGCCTCGGCGAGCTCGGGGTCCGAAGGACCGAGCCGCGCCGCGTCGCGCCACAGCTGATTGTGCGGTGCGGGCAGCGGGCCCGCCCGTTCGGACAGCGGCTTCACGGTGCGGTACGCGGTCTCGGCGGCCTCAGGGTCGTCGAACAGCGCGGTCGTCACGGCGAGCGGCACGATCCAGCCGTCGTCGCCGCGCTGGGCGTCGATCATGCGCAGTTCGAGGTGGCCCCGGGGGCGCACCGGAGGGAAGAGGGTGGTCAGGTGGTAGTCGACGTCACCGCGCGTCACGGGCCTCGGCCCGCCGGTCCGCAGCCATGTCCGCAAGGACATGCCGTCCGGCACGTCCCACGGCCCGCTGTCCTGGCGGACGCACATCACCGGCGCGTCCAGGACATGCCGGACCCAGGCCTCGCGCGGCTCCGCGTCGAGGGGCGGCGCCCCGGACCTGCCGGGGTCGATCTCCTCCCACACGGCCTGGCGGGTGGAGCGCCAGCCGGTCGGACGCCCCCACAGCATCGGTGAGTTGGCGAACGCGGAGACCAGGACGGCGCCCAGCAGATGCGAGAGCCGCCAGCGCCTGCCGTGGCCGAGCGGCCCCGGCTCCTCGTACCCGGAGTCGAGGCAGACCTGCACGGACGCCGACGAGCACATCATGGCGCGCCCCGCCGGCCCGGCCCGGTCGAACCAGGTCTCCATGGCGTCGTAGCGCGGCTCGTGGAGCAGCCGCCGCGCCGGGCGCCAGGGATCGGTGCCGAGGCCGGTCAGCGCGAGGCCACGGGCGGCGAGTGAGGCGCGGACCGCTGTCAGATCGGCCGAGACGGCCGACACGCAGTCCATGAGAGAGGAGGCGGGCAGGGAGCTGAGCTCCAGCTGGCCGCCGGGTTCGACGGTGAGCGCCGAGCTGAGGGGCAGGGCGCCCAGTGCGGCGTACGCCGCATCGAGCCGTTCGGGTGGTAGGGGGAGCCGCGGTCTGCGCGGCTCGTGGACGAGCCATTCCACTTCGACACCCACGGTGCGAGGCGGTCCGGTCTTGAAGCAGATCCCGCGGACCAGCGCCTCCACCTCGGCCTCGGTGACCAGGGCCGCCGTGCCGAGCTCCGTACAGTCTCCTTCGGGCATGTTCAGGATCCTCCTGCATCCGTACGCCTTCATAGTCCCTGGTGGGGGCCAAGCCGTCGACTCGACGGGGGTGGGCCGGGCCGGGGCAGTGCTCGTACCACCCAAAACCCTCGCGGCGAATCGCACAAGAGTGCCCCTCGGGGAGGGAAAATCTGTTGCTCGTGGTGTCGCCCGACGCACATCATGCGTTCATGAGAACGACCACGGGGGAGCGGGCGTGAGCGCCCGGCTGCGGGGGATCGCGCAGCAGACGGAGGAGATCGTCGCGGCGGGGCGGTACACGGCGCCGGGCGGCGCGGTCGTGCCGATCGCGGCGGCGGTGGCGGCCGCGCGGGACGCGACACGGACGCACGGACCGGCTCCGGTCGAGGTGCCCGAGCCGGGCCGGCCCGCGGACACGGCCGTCGAGGTCACCGGCGAGTCCAGCCTGGAGGCCGCGTACCGCCTGGTCACCGCCGGGAAGGACCCGGTCGCCGTCCTGAACTTCGCCTCGGCCCGTAACCCCGGCGGCGGCTATCTCAACGGCGCGCAGGCCCAGGAAGAAGCCGTGTGCCGGGCCTCGGCCCTGTACACGTGCCTGCTGCGGGCCCGGGACTTCTACGACCACCACCGCGAGAACCGAGACGCCTTCTACACGGACCGCGTCATCCACTCGCCGGGCGTCCCCGTCTTCCGCGACGACCGCGGACGGCTGCTCGACGAGCCGTACGCCGCGGGCTTCCTCACCTCGCCCGCGCCGAACGCGGGCGTCATCCGCCGCCGCACCCCGGAGCGGGCGGGCGAGATCGCGGGCGCCCTAGTCTCACGGGCCGAGCGGGTCCTGGAGACGGCCGCGGCCCACGGCTACCGGCGCCTCGTGCTCGGCGCCTGGGGCTGCGGGGTCTTCCAGAACGACCCGGCGCAGGTCGCCGCCGCGTTCCGGGCACTCCTCGACGAGGGCGGCCGGTTCGCGGGCCGCTTCGACCACATCGTGTTCGGCGTCCTCGACCGCACGCCGGACGCGCGGACCAGGACGGCCTTCGAGCGGGCCTTCGCGGCCCTGCCGGCGGTCAGCGCCAGCCGTACCGCTCCCTGAGGCGCAGCACCACGAGGTTGAACCGCATCCGGTCCAGAGCGCAGGCCTCGCGGCGCATGCCCCGCTCGTGGACCCGCAGGACACGGTCGATCGCCACCCACGAGTCGCGGCCCGCGGCGTCCCACGGCCCGCTGCCGATCGGCACCCACTCCCTGTCGTGGTCGTGCCGCTTGCTCGACAGCTGTACGGCGAGCAGCGTGCCGGCGGCCTCCCTGGCGACGACGAGCACGGGACGGTCCTTGCCACGGCCGTCGTTCTCCTCGAACGGCACCCACGTCCAGACGATCTCACCGGGGTCGGGGTCGCCGTCGTGGGCCGGCGCGTACTCGGTGCGCACCCGGCCCACCTCGCGCGGCGCGGCCTCGACCGTGGCGGTGGCGCCGGCACGGCCGGGGTGCTCGTGGGCATGCGGGTCATCGATGAAGGCAGTCACGCGGGTCACGTTAGGGCCTGACTGGCTCAACCCGCAGGGCGGGCCCGGCCGGTGGGACACAGGCTCGGCGCATGAAGACACGCATTTCCGCCCGAGCCGTACGACGCATACGTCGTATACGCCCGCGCCCCCTGCCCCTCCTCGCGTTCACGGGTGCCACCGTCCTCGCCCTGTGCGGCGCCGTCCTCGCCCCCGCCCGGGGCGGCGGCGCACCGCCACCTCGCACCGTCTCGGCCTGGCTTCCGTACTGGGAGCAGGAAGGCGCCTACCAGGACGCCCTCGCCCACGCCGACCAGCTCCGCACCGTCAGCCCCTTCTGGTACGAGACGAAGTCCGCGACCCGCGTCGACGGGCACCCCGGAGCGGGCGAGCGGCGCATCATCGACGGACTGCACGCCGCCGGCATCCAGGTCGTACCGACCGTGATGGAACAGATGAGGCCCGGCGTCCTCGCGGCCCTCGTCACCAGCCCGGACCGCCGCGCCGAACACGTCACCGCACTCCTCGACCTCGTCGGCAGCCGCGCCTACGACGGGATCGACCTCGACTACGAGTCCATCGCGTCGACCGGCGACGCCACCTACCGTGCCGTGGGCGCGGGCTACACCGCGCTCGTGCGTGACCTGTGCTCCCGGCTGCACGCGCTGGGCAAGGTGTGCTTCGCCACCGTCAACCCCAAGACGGCCACGACGGGACGCGTCTGGGAGTACGGCAGCCTCGGCCAGGTGGCCGACCGCGTGCGCATCATGGCCTACAACCTGCACTACGCCATGGGGACCCCGGGCCCGCTCTCCTCCACCGCCTGGTACGACGAGATCCTGCGCCGCGCCACGGCCGAAATCCCCGTGGAGAAGATCGAGATGGGCCTGCCCGCGTACGGCTGGGACTGGGCCGAGGGCAGCGACGAGGGCGCCCGGCATGTCACCTCGAAGGGCGCCGAGGCCCTGCGCGAGGCCGTCGGCGCGCCCTACGGACTCGACCCCGCCTCGCAGACCCCGCACTTCTGGTACCAGGAAAACGGCACCCTCCGCACCGTCTGGTACCAGGACGCGCGTGGCACCGAGGCGCACCTGCCCGTGCTGAGCCGCTACGGGGTGCACAACACGGTGCTGTGGGCCCTCGACTTCGAGGACCCGGGCCTGTGGTCGGTGCTCGCCCGCGGTGCCTGACCCGCTCTACGAGCCGGTGCGCGGCCCCTGGTGGTTCTCGGGCCACTTCTCGAACCACCGCTGATCCGCTTCGAGTTGGGCCGCGAGCGAGATGAGCCGCGGCTCGCTGTTCGCCGGGCCGAGCAGTTGCGCGCCGACGGGCAGCCCGTCGCCCGTGAAGCCCGCGGGTACGTTCACGCCGGGCCAGCCGAGGACGTTCCACGGCCACGCGTACGGGCACGCCGCGATCATCGCCCGGTCGGTGCGCCAGCCGTTGAGTGACGCCATCGCGCCGACGCGGGGCGGGGGCGTGGCCGTCGTCGGCGCGAGGACCACGTCGTACGTGTCGAAGACCGCGCCGACCCGGCGCTGGAGCGAGGCCTCCGCGCGCCGGGCGAGCCGCAGCGGAGCACCGCCGAGGACCCGCCCCATGCGGGCGGACTCCCGGGTCCGCGCGTCGAGCAGCGCGGGGTCGGGAACGTCGCGCAGGTGGTCCGCGACGCCCGCCGTGGCGCGTGGCACGAACGCGAGGCCGATCTGCCCGTAGCGCGGGTCGGCCTCCTCCACGTCGTGCCCGAGCGCGGCGAGCCGCTCCGCCAGCGCGACGACCCGGGCCCGCACAACGGGGTCCAGGCGCTTGGGAGTTGCGGTGAACGGCATGCGCAGGGAGAGCGCGACGCGCAGCTTGCCCGGCTCGTCGTGTGCCGCCTGCGCCGCCGCGATCCGCGGCGGACGGTGCAGGTCGCCGTCGTGCGAACCGCTCGCCGCGTCCAGGAGCAGCGCAGCGTCCTCGACGGTCCTGCCGAGCGTGCCGTTCACGGTGATCCCGTGGAAGGACTCCGCCCAGGGCCACGTGGAGATCCGGCCGCGCTGCGGCTTGATGCCGACGAGGTGCGTCCACGCGGCGGGGATACGGACACTGCCCGCCCCGTCCGAGCCGAGCGCGGCCGGCACGATCCCCGCGGCGACGGCCGCCGCCGAGCCGCCCGACGAACCGCCGGGCGTGTGCCCGCGATTCCACGGGTTGCGGGTGTCGCCGAACGCGGGCCCCTCGGTGAACGGCCACTGCCCCAGCTCGCACGTGTTCGTCTTGCCGACGACGATCGCGCCCGCCGCCCGCAGACGGCGTACGGCCTCCGCGTCCTCGGTCTTCGGCGGGAAGTCGCCGGGGCAGCCGAACGCGGTCGGCTCGCCCGCCACGTCCATGTCGTCCTTCACGGCCAGCGGCACCCCGAGCAGCGGCCGGTGTCCGCCCGCCGCGCGTTCGCGGTCCGCGGCGTCCGCCTCGGCGAGGGCGGCCTCCCCGCGGACCGTGCGGAACGCGTTCAGGACAGGCTGCGTCGCCTCGATGCGTTTCAGGGCCTCCTCGACGAGGAGACGCGACGACACGTCCCCGTCGGCGAGCGCGCGGGCGGTCGCGGCGAGCCCGGCGGCACGGTCGGACGCCATGCGGACACCTCCTCGTACAGGACTCCGGAGCTCTGGAGCCTCGAAACGTCGAACGGATGAGTGCACGCACGCTAGCGGGCGCGGACCCCAACCGGTATGCCCGGCCGGGAACACGGCCGTACCCGTCTGGAAGGATGCGGTGCGTCATGGTGCAGATACCGAAGCCGCAGTCCGCCCGCACATCACGGGAGTCCGCCGCGCCGAGCCCGGCGCCGACGAGCGCCGACGTCGCCCGCCTCGCCGGGGTCTCGCGCGCCACCGTCAGCTACGTCCTGAACAACACCAGCGCCGTCAGAATCAGCGAACCCACCCGCCGCCGCGTCCACGAGGCCGCGAAGGAACTCGGCTACGTGCCGCACGCGGCGGCCCGCAGCCTGCGCGCCGGACACACCCGCATCGTCCTGATGCCCTCCCCGAGCGTTCCCGCCGGACCGCTCTACAACGCGTTCTTCAACGACCTCCAGTGGGCGCTGAGCCGACTCGACTACACGGTCGTTCAGTACGGCAGCGTGAGTCTGCGTGGCGACGACGCGGCGCGCGCCTGGGCCGAGCTGCGCCCGGTCGCCGTCCTCACACCCCCTGACCTGAGCACCGAGGGCGTCGAGGTGCTCCGCCGCTCCGGCGCCAGGGCTGTCATCACGCTCGGCCCGGAGCGCGCCGAGGGCGCCCACGCGCTGCTCATGGACCACCGTGAGGTCGGCCGGAGCGCGGGCACCCACCTCGTCGAACGTGGCCGGCGCCGCATCGGCGTCGTGCTGCCGACGGAGCCGGGCCTCGACCACTTCGCGCGCCCTCGCCTCGACGGCGTACGGGACGCGGTCCTCGGCACCGGCGCCGAGGTCTTCGAGCTGCCTCTCCCGTACGACGAGGAGTCGGCCGGGCAACTGGTGCCGAACATACGTGAGTTGGGGCTCGACGCCGTGTTCGCGTACAACGACGAGTACGCGATGCTCCTGATGCGGGCGCTCCAGGACGCGGGGGTCGGCATCCCGGAGGAGACCGCGGTCATCGGGGCCGACGACCTGATGCTCGGGCGGCTGCTGCGGCCCCGGCTGAGCACGGTCCGTATCGAGCTGCCGTCCGGGCAGGAGCTCGCCGCGCTCGTCGACCGCCTGGTACGTGACCAGGGCGCCGTGACCGAGTCGCACGACATGCTCCGCGCCCGCGTTGTGGCCCGGGAGTCGACCTGACGGCCGGGGTCGCGAGCGGCCCACGCGACTAGGATGTTGCATGCTCAACAACATGGGTCGGCGCATCGCCCCGCGCGCCGCCCCGGAGATCAGTGACCGATCGGAGATCCGGCATGTCCCTGCTCGACCCGAAGACCTGGCAGGCCCGCCCGCTGTCGGGCGATGAGCACGCGGTCACGGAGCCCGCCACGGGTGAGCGCCTCGCCACCGTCACGCTCGCCTCCCCGGACGACGTCCGCGCCGCGGCGAGGGCCGGCGCCGCGGCCCAGGGCGACTGGGCCCGGCAGCCCCACTTCGCGCGCGCCGCCGTCCTGCGCCGCGCGGGCGACCTGTTCACCGAGCACGCCGACGAACTGCGCGCCTGGCTCGTGCGCGAGTCGGGATCCATCCCGGGCAAGGCCGACTTCGAGCTGCACGTCGCCGCCCAGGAGTGCTACGAGGCCGCCGCCCTGGCCTCCCGGCCCACCGGCCAGGTCCTGCCCAGCGAGGCGCCCCGCCTTTCCTACACGCGCCGCGTCCCGGCCGGTGTCGTCGGCGTCATCGCCCCGTTCAACGCCCCGCTCATCCTCTCCATCCGCTCCGTCGCCCCGGCCCTCGCGCTCGGCAACGCCGTCGTCCTCAAGCCGGACCCGCGCACGGCGGTCTGCGGCGGGCTCGCCCTGGCGGCCGTCCTCGCCGCCGCGGGCCTGCCGGAGGACGTCCTCCACGTGCTGCCCGGCGGGGCGGACGCCGGCCAGGCGCTCGTCGCCGACCCGGACATTCCCGTCATCTCCTTCACCGGTTCCACCGGCGCGGGCCGGGCCGTCGGCGAGGCCGCGGGGCGCCACCTCAAGCGGGCGCACCTGGAACTCGGCGGCAACTCCGCCCTGATCGTCCTGGCGGACGCGGACCTCGACGCCGTCATCTCCACCGCGGCCTGGGGCTCCTTCTTCCACCAGGGCCAGATCTGTATGACGACCGGCCGCCACCTCGTCCACGCCTCGCTCTACGAGGAGTACGTCGAACGGCTCGCCGCGAAGGCCGAGTCCCTCGCCGTCGGTGACCCGCACCGCGACCAGGTCCACCTCGGCCCCGTCATCGACGCGGCCCAACTCGCCAAGATCCACGGCCTGGTGGAGGCCAGCACCGCCGCGGGGGCCAAGCTGGCCGCGGGCGGCACGCACCGCGACCTCTTCTACCGGCCGACGGTCCTCGCGGGCGTCGACGACAGCACCCCCGCGTACGCCGAGGAGGTCTTCGGCCCCGTCGCACCCGTGCGGTCCTTCACCGACACCGACGAGGCGGCCGCGCTGGCCGCCGCGAGCCCGTACGGCCTCTCCCTCGGCATCGTCACCCGCGACCCGGCGCGCGGCCTCGACCTCGCCGAGCGCATCCCCACCGGCATCGTCCACATCAACGACCAGACGGTGAACGACGAGGCGGTCGCCCCGTTCGGCGGGGTCGCGGCGTCCGGCACGGGCGCCCGCTTCGGCGGCGAGGCGAACATCGAGGCATTCACCGAGACCCGGTGGACGACGGTGCGCGGCGACGTGGCGGGCTACCCGTTCTGACCCCGCGCACGCGCCCCGTTCCGGCCCTGCGCACACGACTCGTTCCGAGCCCCCGCACGCGAGCGTGAAACGGCCGCCGGGCCCGTACGGAGAGTACGGGCCCGGCGGCCGTCGGTATGGGGGGTGGCGTCAGGCCTGCTCGCCGCCCGCGCCGTCCTCGCCGGCCTTGGCCTGCTGCTCGGCGATCGACTTGCGCACCTCGTCCATGTCCAGCTTCCTGGCCTGGCCGATCACGTCGTCCAGGGCCTCCTGCGGGAGCGCCCCGGGCTGGGCGAACACGGCGACCTGGTCACGGACGATCATCAGCGTCGGGATCGACTGGATACCGAACGCCGACGCGAGCTCCGGCTGGGCCTCCGTGTCGATCTTCCCGAAGAGCAGGTCCGGGTTGGCTTCCGCGGCCTTCTCGTAGACGGGCGCGAACTGCTTGCACGGCCCGCACCACGACGCCCAGAAATCGATCAGCACGAACCCGTTGTCCGTGACCGTCTGGTCGAAGTTCTCCTTGGTGAGCTCCACGGTGGTGCTGCTCATGATGTGCCCTCTTCCTGCTTCCTGGTTGCGGTGCTGAAGCCGCTGTTCACAACGGTCCCGGTAACGGACGTATTCCGCGCGCGTACCCGTGTGGCCCCGGCGCACACCTGCGACCACACTGGGGCCCATGACGGATGAGAACACATACGACGTGGTGGTCCTGGGCGCCGGGCCGGTCGGGGAGAACGTCGCGGACCGGGCACGCGCGGCGGGCCTCAGTACCGCGGTGGTGGAGAGCGAACTGGTCGGGGGCGAGTGCTCCTACTGGGCGTGCATGCCCAGCAAGGCCCTGCTGCGCCCGGTCATCGCCCGGGCCGACGCGAGGCGCCTGCCGGGCCTGCGCGAGGCCGTGCAGGGCCCTCTGGACGCGCCCGCCGTCCTCGCTCGCCGTGATGAGTACACCTCACATTGGAAGGACGACGGCCAGGTGAGCTGGCTGGAGGCCATCGGCGCCGACCTCTACCGAGGGCAGGGCCGCCTCGCGGGCCCCCGCCGGGTCACCGTCACCGGGCCCGACGGCACCGAGCACGTCCTCACGGCCCGCCACGCCGTCGCGGTCTGCACGGGGACGCGCGCCGCGCTCCCCGACCTCCCCGGTCTGGCCGACGTCGAGCCGTGGACGAGCCGCGAGGCCACCAGCGCGCAGAAGGTGCCGGGCCGCCTCGTCGTCGTGGGCGGCGGAGTCGTCGCCGCGGAGATGGCCACGGCCTGGCAGGCCCTCGGCTCGCAGGTCACCATGCTCGTACGGGGATCGGGGCTGCTGCCCCGGATGGAGCCCTTCGCCGGTGAGCTGGTCATGCAGGCCCTCGTCGAGGCGGGCGCGGACGTGCGGACCGGCGTCTCCGTCAAGGGGGTCACCCGGGAGGGCGGCACCGTGGTCACCACCCTGGACGACGGCTCGACCCTGGAGTCCGACGAGATCCTCTTCGCCACGGGCCGCGCGCCCCGCACGGACGACATCGGCCTGGAGAGCGTCGGCCTCGAACCCGGCTCGTGGCTCCCCGTCGACGACAGCCTCCGCGTCGAGGGCAGCACCTGGCTGTACGCGGTCGGGGACGTGAACCATCGCGCGCTCCTCACCCACCAGGGCAAGTACCAGGCACGTATCGCGGGCGCGGCGATCGCCGCCCGAGCCCAGGGCGTCCCGCTCCTGGAGACGGACCGCTGGGGCGCCCACGCGGCGACCGCCGACCACTCCGCCGTCCCGCAGGTCGTCTTCACCGACCCCG
This window contains:
- the trxA gene encoding thioredoxin, with the translated sequence MSSTTVELTKENFDQTVTDNGFVLIDFWASWCGPCKQFAPVYEKAAEANPDLLFGKIDTEAQPELASAFGIQSIPTLMIVRDQVAVFAQPGALPQEALDDVIGQARKLDMDEVRKSIAEQQAKAGEDGAGGEQA
- a CDS encoding amidase, producing MASDRAAGLAATARALADGDVSSRLLVEEALKRIEATQPVLNAFRTVRGEAALAEADAADRERAAGGHRPLLGVPLAVKDDMDVAGEPTAFGCPGDFPPKTEDAEAVRRLRAAGAIVVGKTNTCELGQWPFTEGPAFGDTRNPWNRGHTPGGSSGGSAAAVAAGIVPAALGSDGAGSVRIPAAWTHLVGIKPQRGRISTWPWAESFHGITVNGTLGRTVEDAALLLDAASGSHDGDLHRPPRIAAAQAAHDEPGKLRVALSLRMPFTATPKRLDPVVRARVVALAERLAALGHDVEEADPRYGQIGLAFVPRATAGVADHLRDVPDPALLDARTRESARMGRVLGGAPLRLARRAEASLQRRVGAVFDTYDVVLAPTTATPPPRVGAMASLNGWRTDRAMIAACPYAWPWNVLGWPGVNVPAGFTGDGLPVGAQLLGPANSEPRLISLAAQLEADQRWFEKWPENHQGPRTGS
- a CDS encoding TIGR02452 family protein, whose protein sequence is MSARLRGIAQQTEEIVAAGRYTAPGGAVVPIAAAVAAARDATRTHGPAPVEVPEPGRPADTAVEVTGESSLEAAYRLVTAGKDPVAVLNFASARNPGGGYLNGAQAQEEAVCRASALYTCLLRARDFYDHHRENRDAFYTDRVIHSPGVPVFRDDRGRLLDEPYAAGFLTSPAPNAGVIRRRTPERAGEIAGALVSRAERVLETAAAHGYRRLVLGAWGCGVFQNDPAQVAAAFRALLDEGGRFAGRFDHIVFGVLDRTPDARTRTAFERAFAALPAVSASRTAP
- a CDS encoding type II toxin-antitoxin system PemK/MazF family toxin — protein: MTAFIDDPHAHEHPGRAGATATVEAAPREVGRVRTEYAPAHDGDPDPGEIVWTWVPFEENDGRGKDRPVLVVAREAAGTLLAVQLSSKRHDHDREWVPIGSGPWDAAGRDSWVAIDRVLRVHERGMRREACALDRMRFNLVVLRLRERYGWR
- a CDS encoding glycosyl hydrolase family 18 protein, which produces MKTRISARAVRRIRRIRPRPLPLLAFTGATVLALCGAVLAPARGGGAPPPRTVSAWLPYWEQEGAYQDALAHADQLRTVSPFWYETKSATRVDGHPGAGERRIIDGLHAAGIQVVPTVMEQMRPGVLAALVTSPDRRAEHVTALLDLVGSRAYDGIDLDYESIASTGDATYRAVGAGYTALVRDLCSRLHALGKVCFATVNPKTATTGRVWEYGSLGQVADRVRIMAYNLHYAMGTPGPLSSTAWYDEILRRATAEIPVEKIEMGLPAYGWDWAEGSDEGARHVTSKGAEALREAVGAPYGLDPASQTPHFWYQENGTLRTVWYQDARGTEAHLPVLSRYGVHNTVLWALDFEDPGLWSVLARGA
- a CDS encoding LacI family DNA-binding transcriptional regulator, whose translation is MVQIPKPQSARTSRESAAPSPAPTSADVARLAGVSRATVSYVLNNTSAVRISEPTRRRVHEAAKELGYVPHAAARSLRAGHTRIVLMPSPSVPAGPLYNAFFNDLQWALSRLDYTVVQYGSVSLRGDDAARAWAELRPVAVLTPPDLSTEGVEVLRRSGARAVITLGPERAEGAHALLMDHREVGRSAGTHLVERGRRRIGVVLPTEPGLDHFARPRLDGVRDAVLGTGAEVFELPLPYDEESAGQLVPNIRELGLDAVFAYNDEYAMLLMRALQDAGVGIPEETAVIGADDLMLGRLLRPRLSTVRIELPSGQELAALVDRLVRDQGAVTESHDMLRARVVAREST
- the egtA gene encoding ergothioneine biosynthesis glutamate--cysteine ligase EgtA, whose amino-acid sequence is MPEGDCTELGTAALVTEAEVEALVRGICFKTGPPRTVGVEVEWLVHEPRRPRLPLPPERLDAAYAALGALPLSSALTVEPGGQLELSSLPASSLMDCVSAVSADLTAVRASLAARGLALTGLGTDPWRPARRLLHEPRYDAMETWFDRAGPAGRAMMCSSASVQVCLDSGYEEPGPLGHGRRWRLSHLLGAVLVSAFANSPMLWGRPTGWRSTRQAVWEEIDPGRSGAPPLDAEPREAWVRHVLDAPVMCVRQDSGPWDVPDGMSLRTWLRTGGPRPVTRGDVDYHLTTLFPPVRPRGHLELRMIDAQRGDDGWIVPLAVTTALFDDPEAAETAYRTVKPLSERAGPLPAPHNQLWRDAARLGPSDPELAEAAVICFAAALDALPRLGASPGVLATVSAFMDRYVVRGRCPADDVLDHIDAPAPGRTVTS
- a CDS encoding dihydrolipoyl dehydrogenase family protein — its product is MTDENTYDVVVLGAGPVGENVADRARAAGLSTAVVESELVGGECSYWACMPSKALLRPVIARADARRLPGLREAVQGPLDAPAVLARRDEYTSHWKDDGQVSWLEAIGADLYRGQGRLAGPRRVTVTGPDGTEHVLTARHAVAVCTGTRAALPDLPGLADVEPWTSREATSAQKVPGRLVVVGGGVVAAEMATAWQALGSQVTMLVRGSGLLPRMEPFAGELVMQALVEAGADVRTGVSVKGVTREGGTVVTTLDDGSTLESDEILFATGRAPRTDDIGLESVGLEPGSWLPVDDSLRVEGSTWLYAVGDVNHRALLTHQGKYQARIAGAAIAARAQGVPLLETDRWGAHAATADHSAVPQVVFTDPEAGSAGLTLAEAEAAGHRVRAVDYDIASVAGAGLYGDGYRGRARMIVDLDREILLGVTFVGPGVGELVHSATVAVAGEVPIDRLWHVVPSYPTVSEVWLRLLETYRG
- a CDS encoding aldehyde dehydrogenase family protein encodes the protein MSLLDPKTWQARPLSGDEHAVTEPATGERLATVTLASPDDVRAAARAGAAAQGDWARQPHFARAAVLRRAGDLFTEHADELRAWLVRESGSIPGKADFELHVAAQECYEAAALASRPTGQVLPSEAPRLSYTRRVPAGVVGVIAPFNAPLILSIRSVAPALALGNAVVLKPDPRTAVCGGLALAAVLAAAGLPEDVLHVLPGGADAGQALVADPDIPVISFTGSTGAGRAVGEAAGRHLKRAHLELGGNSALIVLADADLDAVISTAAWGSFFHQGQICMTTGRHLVHASLYEEYVERLAAKAESLAVGDPHRDQVHLGPVIDAAQLAKIHGLVEASTAAGAKLAAGGTHRDLFYRPTVLAGVDDSTPAYAEEVFGPVAPVRSFTDTDEAAALAAASPYGLSLGIVTRDPARGLDLAERIPTGIVHINDQTVNDEAVAPFGGVAASGTGARFGGEANIEAFTETRWTTVRGDVAGYPF